A region of the Vigna unguiculata cultivar IT97K-499-35 chromosome 9, ASM411807v1, whole genome shotgun sequence genome:
ccccatctgtatgactaggtaaggattcaaggtacggttgcatcctgacactctaaggagttagtctcacctagagcggactgactcctgtggtgagagtagcagaaggcccaaaattcattaagggctaaccttgtggtgaggaaaaattgatccatcgtaacacttgtaacacatagctcgggggtgagcagctcgggggtgagcagagatatccaccacaagtgcaagcattcgttgaatccgaccaggttatacgtatcccgatgagtcgtagtgtattgattgaaagtcataacatgcttggttgttgtatgggtattgaatggtgaaaatatattcgactgtatgatgaaaatgttgttgcCTCTaacttaccctgtttgttgtatggttatcttgtatgtggctcttctttcttgcgatgatcatcaatttgattgatgggagcagatgggcaaggttctcgtggtcagcaaggaaatggtgattccgctgcttagccatctggactggattttattttcttcatggtttctttagggctatggcccatgtattgttttaTGCTTTACTACTCTACCCTCTtttgttagacttttatctGGTTCCCGTTGGCATCGTGTTGTGCCCAGTTTGTAGGGGTGGTGTTAAGGATCCCAGGACTACGctacattactattttgtgtgacgtttcttttaattttgcttaataattaaatgggacgttacaagaATCCTGGTCTATGACAGCATCAAATCAAATGGCagcataaattttaaaactgtgGCACCATCTAGTTTAACAGCAAGGTGCAATAGTGAATTTCAACCAATAATGCTGAATGCTCAATCTCTTACAACTAAAAGATGCAAGGCAAGTTATGTGGGCAAATTTTAGTTCCCAAATGCAGCTCAATCCAATAGGTTCCCATCCAAGCAATGCAAGCGTGGTATGAACTAATGGTGAACAATGCAGATGCACAAAACATAAATATGCATGAAAATAAAGATCTATAACTAAGCCACTACCAGAACTTGCGAAACTAGGAAATGCATGGAACTAATACCACTAAGACAGCAAACTTAAATTCAGAGCAGAATCACAAAACAGAAATATGCCAGGACAGAATTAAAAGTTGTagaataaacataaaattgagaGTTATTGCAATGAATGAACAAGAATCCATCTATACTCCAAAAGACATCTCGATATTGCGTGCCCACTTTAGGGTCACTTGAAAACATTATACTGTGCAGAAAATGAACCCGTGGTCACTACACCGAATTGAGAACACAAAGCTTAAATGAAAACTGAAAACaataaaggaattttaaaaacAAGACAGAATTTAAATGCTGAAAACATAAAATGCGAGTGAACAATAACCAAACAAAAAGCATCAGAAATTAAAGGCTGCAGAAACAAAAAAATGCAAGCAAAACATCAGTAAACAAATCTCAGAAATGGAAATTGGAATGGAATTAGATCAGAGTATTCATTGCAAACTGAAGTGTTACACGAGAAAAAGAAGAGTTCTAAAATCGAATTAGTGAAGGAGGCTCACTTAGCACAATTCCGGCCACTTTGTGCTCGTGAAAGGCCAAGTAGAGCTACCCACATGCTAAGGAGAAAACCTAATTTCTAAAGGCTACTTTGCGCTCATTAGAAAATGGAGGAACCCCTCTTACAATACACTCTTTCTCCCTCGCTCACAAGAACAATGAACATAAATCCTAGCCTCTTGACATGTTTCTACTCCTACAACCAGGGCCCCTCAACAAAAAAACCTGAACTCATCCCTTATAAACCCCCATGAAATAAATCAGAAAACTTGAAAACCTAACCCGATCCTCTTCTTGAACCAGAATCACCCTTGAAATCCTCGTCTTTGTTGCCCTTGATCAGCTTGGATTCTCTCTCGTTAGTCCATCTCCAATCAGTCATGCTCTCACTCTATTTTGATCTTCGAATCATCTCCATCCATCACAATCAGCCTcggtctctctctctctcgaaGATCAGATCAGATTCGCGCATCCTCTCGCTTGATCACGTGTCAACCCTTCTCTCCGGTTAGGATTTTCTCTCGTGCATCAGGCTTGGGTCAGCGTTGGCTCCCTTGATTTGCTTTTAATAAAATGTGCATTTTGACCATCAGCAAATGAATTGACTAGGGGCACCTATGcaataaaagaaaagttagaTCAAGGGGTCAGATTCAATTTAGCACAATTAAGAGGGTATCTTGacaaattagttttattaaaaagggaatcttaaaaagaagagaactaaaatgcaacaaaataccATTTTGTTAACATATTTTTCAGTCGCATTAGAgtaacaaaaccaaaatccccCTAATGAAGTATAGGGAAACCCTGGGTATCAAATCCAAGGAAATGGTACATATTGAGCCTAGCTTGCATAATTTAATCTcgctaaaattaaaatataagaaaacaaagggggataaattaaaataaagaaaagaagaatttattttaattgaaactaaCTATTTAAATGCATGATGAAACTAAACTAAGATATGCatgaatgcaatgcatgatGCATGAAATCTAATGGGATAATGAATTGAACTTTAATTGAAATGACGGAGAACCTAAATGAATAGTATGCGCGGTTTCAGATTTATCTTGATGAAAATGATGCAGAAATCAAACCATGAACTAGTTCAATTTATCTATCACTAATTAGTTTAGTCTACTCAGTTAATAAAGTGGTGATCCATACaagtaagtattttttaagcctattgaaagaataaataaattctttgaAGGGTGGGTCAATAAATACGTCTGATGCCATAATACTTATCCAGGATTAAGCTAAAAACTCCACGGGTTCTTTAACTTGTTGATCCAATGTGTGTAGTGTACTGTAAATAATGCTTCTTTGGGGGTGGGAACAGTCTCCAGCCACAAAAATGTTATTTGATCTCTCTACTTCGATACAGCTGCATCCAGCTGGctttttcaaatctttgttCCTCATCATTCTTCTCACTTCCATTACCCCGTCCCATCTAGCATCCGCTGCGAACAAATTTGATAGTACAATGTAGTTTCCTATTTGTTAGCTTCAATTTTGAAGAGTTGGTTTGCTACAATACGCCCAAATTCTACTTCATGGTGGGTTTTACAGGCACCAAGCAATGTCCCCCAAAGATTAGCATTAGCTTCAATTGGCAAACTATTCACAAGAGAGTATGCTTCACTAATACGGCCACCTCGAGCTAAGAGATCCACCACACATGCATACTGCACCAAAGTTAGTTTCATACCATGAAGTTCCTCTACTGAATAAAATATCTTCAGTCCTTCATCTACTCGGCCAGTATGACTGCAAGCAGATAATATGGAAGTAAGGATGATATGATCTGGCTGTATTCCCAACTTCAGCATATGAGAAAATATCCATAGTGCTTCTTCACTCATGCCATGCATAGCATACCCACCAATCATAGCAGCAAACATAACCAGATCCTTATCAGCACTCAATTGAAATATCTTATATGCATGACCTATGAGGCCGCATTTGGCATATGCATCTAAGAGGGCAACTTCGAGGTGAAGATCCTTCAAAAATGACCGAATAATATATCCATGGCACTGGCTCAACAAGTGTACTGATGCCATTTGTGTGCAGACTGGAAGGAGGCTCATGATAGTCACCATATTAGGCTTCATCCCTCGAGCTTGTAACGCATGGAACAATTTAAGAGCTTGTTCAGGACAATCATTTTCTGCATATACCCAAACCATAAGATTCCATGTTGTAAGGTCAGTCTCTGACATCCCACTAAATATTATGTTTGCATCATGATGTGATCCTAAACCCACATAACCAGATATCAGTGAATTGCATGTGACCAGATTCCTTTTTTCTGATAGATTCTGAAACATTTTGTTTGCATACTCCATGTTTCCACATTTGGAATATGCATCAAGTATTGCATTCCCAACTGTTAGTGCAATATCACTTAATAAAGATCCAGTTCTAATTGAATAGTTATGTATTTCTTTAACCTTTTCCACTCTAGAAAGAGAGACACAAAATCGGATTATGGTCAGCATTGTAACTGAATCAGGTCTAATTCTGACTCTAAGCATCCAATGTAACAAgtcaataaattttgaatgatGCCTCTTCTCACCAAAGGCATCAAAAATAGAATTCCACGAAATCAAATCTTTCCTGGGTATCATGGAAAAGGTATGATATGCTTCTTCTGTATAGCCGCATTTTGTATAGAAACTGATTAAAGCATTTCCAACAGCAGTACATAAAAAAGGAAAGGACATCTAAAAATATACGCATGGATTTGTTTCCCCACCTGCATATTTTTCAATTGTGCACAAACTGGAAGTATGCTGACCATGGTCACAGGATCTGGCAATAATGTCTCAAGAGATAGTAAATTACCAAACAGATGCAATGCTTTTAACCATTCTCCATTTGATGTATACCCTGCAACAAGAGTATTCCACGTGACCAAATCCCTTGAATCCATTGTCCAAAACAAAGCTTTTGCTTCCCTCATTAGCCCAATTTTCAAGTAGAAGCTAATCAAAGCATTACAGACAGAAATATCAGCTGACAATTCAGACCACTGCTGCACATAAGAGTGGATTTGCCTTCCACAATGGTATGCAACACTCTTATCAAATGAGGCACAAACAGGCAGAATATTTGCAATAGTCGCATAATTTGGCTGCATGGGCCCTTTCAACATTGAACTGAACAACAAGAATGCATCCTCCACTAACCCATTCTCAGCCAAGCCTGCAATCATTGCATTCCACGAAACAACATCTTTGTGAACAATATCATCAAAGACAGCATATGCTTCTCGAGACACCAACCCACACTTTGCATACATTGACACGAGAGCATTTCCAACAAGGGTGTCTTGTTCGAAACCAGACTTGATAACATAAGTATGCACACACAGTCCAGCATCCAGGTACCCTAAACGAGTAAAAACAGGAATGACAGTAACAATAGAAATAGAATTTGGCATTGCCTCGCCACTAGTATGCATCATCTTAAATATCCTCATCACATCCGGATCACATTTCTTCGACCCTGAAAACCCAGACAAAACAATATTCCAAGTAACAGAGTCACGGTGAGTGAGTTGAGCAAACAGCTTGAGGCAGTCATCAAGCATGCTACATTTGGCATACATGTTGAGCAACCCTTTATTGGTAACCTGGAAAAAAGTATGACCTTGTTTAACAACATAACTATGCACAACTCTGCCCAATTTGGGAGCCAAAAGAGCAGAACAAGACTTGAGAATGGCAGTGATGACAGTGTGATCCAGGTGGAAAAGAGACAAGGCTTCGCTGTGTCTTGCATCTAAAAACACAAGCTCCGAACGATGGAACCCCAAGTCCTGAAATCTCGTCCAAGCATAGTGTCGCAACCTAAATCAATATCAACTCCAATTGAGTGCAATTAATGGTGAATAAACAAAAGCATTTAGACAAAATAGAGATATTATATAACATCCACATGCAAAGAGAGCAATGGCCGACAAACCAATCCAAAATACGCATCCAAAATCACATAAGCACACATTCTACTACTCAACAACCATTAAATTCATTCACACACAAAAACAAAGATTATATCAAACCCCAAAATTATCCCTAGAACCGAATCAATTCCAACCAAAAAAAAGGCTAAAAACAACACGAACTCGTAAGTTACCATTTATTCCATTTGTTCAAGACCAGAAACTCAAACTTTAATCCCATAAAATCCAAAGAACTTAGAAAATGCCCATTCCAAAACTCAAAAACTTCATCCATCTAAATTCATACATGACCATACACCCAAAACACCAATCTGGTGCATTAAACAGAGGCTAATTGTCACAACCTAAATCGTGACGGAAAATGGCTAActcgaaaaaaaataaaattaaataaatgtttgggagtcgccaccataatttattttgaaaaactatgaaaaaccataaagataagacaaatataaaaaaactggTTTGAGTCCGAGAGTTGCTTACGctgtagggaaggtattagcaccctaccgcGTCCGCCCGAAAGCAGTACCTTTAACTAGATATACAAAGATGATGTGGTTTTCAAGAtgtttaattttccccaaaacaaactaataagaaaataatatagaaaagaaaccaaaaatatttttaaattttgtggaCCCGACAAGGATAAGTCCTCGCTCTCCTAtgtatctttaaaaaatattaaatatttggatAACAAGACTGGATACCAAATGATACGGATGACCATACAGGTATCCAACCTTAGAAAATGTATATGTATGAAATTAAAAGGTGAGAAATGATATTGGGCTTAATTTTGCATGTAAACATATATACTAGATAAAAAATGATAGAATAGTAGGGAAGTTCTGTCACATGAACCAGACTCTCAACATGCTGCAATCTCAAACACATACTCAGATTTAAAACTTCTATAATCAAGCATCAACAATTAACAATTAATCACATAATCTCCTCCACAATTAAtccaataattttgaatttcatcACCCAAAACAGAACTGATTTCGTAGCATTCCCTCCCAACAATCGGGGCTTTTCAAGCCATATAATTCTTTGTTCCGAAAGAAACCAACACCATTTCCCAATTTGAACTTGAAACTGTAATTCCTGGTCTCACCCTTATTGCATTGATTCCAACCACGATTAACAATTACACATTAACATACATACACCGCAATCAACCCTTAGTTATGCATTCAATTACATAATTCCTTCAATACATTAACAATAATATCCAAGAGCTACAATCACAGTAGGTATAACATTACCCATAATCACAAGCACAAATGTCatagtcaaataaaacaataatccTTTCACTCAACGCCACAAAACAGCACATAATCAATTTAAATCACATTAATTAAATCTCAAAACCAAAACAGAATACAATCATAAGAGAGATTTTAAAATGACCAGCATAGCGCCAGCAGAGATTGTTGATACTGTAAGAGTCTCGCCGGAAACAACAATAGTGGGCTTGGAGAGTTGCACGAAGAAGACTCTAGGGATCCGAAATTGTAGTGCAGCGAGGTGATGTGGTCTAGTGGCAACGAGCTCGTGAAGTGGTGTCCCGGAGCTGAGACGCAAGTTACGTGGTGATTGaggaagaaattaaagaaaaatcagAAAGGGGTTCGTAGGGGTTGAGAACCTGTGCGTGAGGGCTTGGTGGAGAATCAGGGTCCATTTCCCCCAGAGGCGTGGATTTCGTCCCCTTGGGGTTTATTGTGAGTGTGTGTTGTGTGCGTGAATTGTGTGGTTGAGTATGGTGAGTGGTGCACGTGCGTGAGTGTGTTTTTAGTGTGTGAGTGGTGTGCTTCAGTGggtgttttttttagtgtgtaAATGGCGTGTGAGTGTTTTTGTAGttcaatttaaattgataaagaaaaataggaacTTTAAATTTCCAAGCTAGCTGTCTTCAACAAAACTCACTGCAATCCTCTGTTTTTGGTTTCTGGGATTTTGCTTTCCTGTGATTTAGAGTTTGATCCTGATCGAAACCTACACCATTGCCATGTTCGATTCCCTTTTCAACCTGCCAAATGGAACTGTTTGCTTATTGTGTTTGATTTTGTATGTAATTGAAAATTGaactcaaaaaaattattttgtttttcaaagtGTTCGCTCCGCCTTGGGTTGATTTGTATATTATCTGCTAGATTTTCAGGAAGTATATACTCTGAATTAATTAAAGCTTACGTTAATCTCACTTTTAAACTAACTAataagtgttttaaaatataaattgttttctaataaaataaacaaataaataatattactataaaacttttgataaaaaaattaaatttttaatagttattttatactGAGTGggtgttttttttagtgtgtaAATGGTGTGTCAGTGACTATTGGTTTttctgaaaaagaaagtgaGTGGTAGGAATAGAAACAATAGGgtgttaaatgtaaaaaaaaaattaatattatttataacaaaaaataggctaaaaatgaattttcgatttctttttatttcttttcttttttttcttcttttgttgatCCTAATTAACTTAACcgattaattttcttttaaatcttaaattttcattttataaattttatttcaaccttttatgtttatctattaatattttatcaattttttaaaatttttgaaaatatattttatttgaccAGACGAAATTTGATGTTGACAATTGTttctctttacttagattttattagataatatgaaatcttaactttcatattatcatagtgaaagataagataaaaacaataactttgttcgaaaaaggaaaaaaaacaaatcaagcGAATACATAGACTAATTTTAAGAAGAGAGTCACCATGCGAAAACTTTATCTTTCCTTGAAAACAGATTCAACCATTTTTGAGAAAAGGGTCTTGATCCAAAGGATTCGGCAACTATTACTATGTAGAGGGTCCCGATCtagaaacataattttttagaatGATAAGTTTAATTTTGATGCATACAAAAAACATGTGATTGCTTAACATTGATGCAACGTACATAAAAAGCTGTCTCTGATGACTTTTcaacttttatcattttttttaacaaatttcttTGAATTGATTTTCAATGCTATTCATGAAGTATGATAATATGATGTGATACGGGTGCATGACTACATGAATGCGCATATGCATGTAAAACcctttttttcactttccttttctttttcattcaatctttgttttttattctctttttcctctttcctctatttttcttttttcttttctctttttttttaaattactcaTGTTCTGAATCAATTGTCAACATAATCATCAAATTCAATGCATATTCACATGTTTCCTCTTTTATTGCCTATGTTCAAAATATAACAATGAAGGATGATGAGAATCCTAGTGAAAAATAGGTTTAGTGGGCCAGAGAAAACGAGGCTTAGAGGCCAAGCAAAATTGGTCTAAGGAACTAGTATGAGACGGGTTTTAGGGAGCATTGCATAATTGGACTTAGGACAGCCAACAAAGTTAGGCTTAAGGGGCCAAACAAAGTTGGGCTTAAAGGGTCAGTACGAAGCTGGGTTTGGGCCAGACAGAGCTAGGTTTCGGAGGTCAATGCAAAACTAGGTTCAGGGGCCAGACAAAACTGGACTAAACTGGACTTAAGGGGCTAAAGAAAAATGCCAATTCTACCTTCAGTTTCAACTTTCAAGTCAATTATTGCAAACTTGTTATGCATGTTAATGTCATTCTTTTATGATAAGAAATTTCAACATTAATAATGGCCCATTAGTTATGTCTGCGACtcttatttaatatgaaaaagacAAATGTTTCATTTCCTTGAAAATTGTGTATCCTTGTATTGatgattctttttttatgtaaagataaaaattcaaaacagaAGGTTGTGAACAGAAAATTACCTCTTTGTTATCCCCCTCTCCAGCAAAAGATTCTCTACCTTAAAAACAAAGTTCAACTAAATCAACATAAACTCAATTTAAAAAAGTCTTAGGTTTCCTATTTCAGTTATaaaattcatcatttttttaaataaaaaatttcactaattttataaaatatttttatttcaagggaaacaaaataaacaacaaagaaaagctACATTAAGTAACTCGTTATGTAGCTTTAAGTGTTCACTAGTGGATAAAGCACGTAATGACATATCAAAGCTTTAGTTTTACTTGACACACCACTATTACCAAATTGATGCTTGCAACCCATCTGCTGGAGCTACCACTAAATCTTCTAAAATAGAAATCCCATGCACAAGAAATATACACAAATCATAATAGCAATCCTACATAATAAAAGATCGATAATTAGTAAGTCACTTAAATTAGGAGATCACTTTTAAGAAAGGGAATAAACATTCAAATTCGTCATCCAAAGATACACATCAGCACAACAGTCAGCTAAGGAGCAAAAGTAACTGGAAGATGCCTTGGAGGtaaaaagagaacaaaaaacaaaaataataccaaTACCAACCAAGATTAAAGCTTCATCTCACTAATTTGCACTATAAGAgattcattaaatatatatgaagGAAAAAAGATTAACACTGTGAAACCCTGATTCTGATTTAGTaacaacatgaaaaaaatgcatgaacAACTATATCTAAAGTTTTGTTCATAGTTgcaaaaaaaatgtcaaaagggTGATGATTACTTCTTTACACCCTTGTATTAGCCCTATTATTTCTCATGAACTTCAAAGAACCTCAATGGAGTATTAGCCCTATTATTTCTCATGAAGTTCAAAGAACCTCAATGGAACAGTGAAATAGGGACATACATACCTCAAGCTTGATATGGAAGTCTTTTATTCCCAAATTTCTTTCTATAACGATTTGATCAAATACTAtgaaatcaatattttcaaatgaaaaaaaaaataatatcagccatttaaaaatttaagaaagaaacattttttcttaaactaaCAATTCCATTGCCAAGCTAAAATCACAAACATGCAAAACACAAAACCAGTCTCAAATGCTTCTCATGATAACGAGCCAAAGTAAAAATTCTCATTCTAATGTACCAAATCACTAGCGAGTAAACACAATTAATGAATCAACATCTTTGTTATTACCTCTGTCACCACCCCTCTTCTTCTTTACAACACCCACACCTTCCATTTTCTTATTCTCAAACTAAATTGCACAAACACAATGACTTCATCATAATTTTCCTCACCCTTCTCAAGAAGCATCTAGATGGTTCTCACATCGACTTTCTTTGTAGCCATGCAGCTTGTCACTTAGACTCAGAGCGTCGAAGAGGCGATCATGCTCCTGCCTTACgcgttttgaagaaaaaaaaaaacaataaatcaaaaaaacctaaaatattcattaagtgagacataaaaaattgctcaaattcTTCAACTAGAGAGTAACTAACCTCACTGTGTGCGCCATCCATCACCTCATCTTCTCACATCCTCCGCTTCGCTTCAGAAAACACAGCACAACATGCACCAAAGTGAATCGTCAGCTTGGTGTCACAGAGAAGTAAGCCTCTTCGAGAAATATTTCGAACAAATCTTCACCATCGTCGACGTGCTACTCGCCACGAGTGTTAAGATCTGCAGCCCCATCGATAGTAGAGGCGAGCCCAAACCAAAAATGAAAACCTAAGTTGTAGGTAGATAATGAGAACTTAGAGGAGGGATAACCTAACCTCGACCATAGTGAGAAGGTCATGAAGAGTTGTCGGGCAATGAAGAGCTGCTTGAACAAAGATAGCCAACAACAAAGAGAGGGAGTTGATCAAAATAATATGCAAGATCGAAGGCGATGAAAATGGCAGATGAATTCGTGATTTTGTGCTTTCAGCGTTTTCAAAATGAAACGAGGGAGGGAAGAAGTCAATTTTTTGCATTTTCAGTACTGTTTTTGGGTTTTCAAAAGGGGGAAAAAgtttagttttcaaaatttaacaaacacAAAAGGCagaaatgttttaatataaaatttaatttttttaatttatgtcatACTGCAACATTTAAATAATGACAGTTAAAATTGTCATATTCTATATGTAAAGTATGACAGTTTAAACAGCAGCAATTAAAACTGTTATATGTAAAGTATGACAGTTTAAATAGCAGCAATTAAAACTGTcacatttttaatgtaaaattagtGTTATATCTATGAGTTATGAGTACTTACggagtgtgttttttttttcttttaattttgtatttgtaaaataaaaaatattaattatcttttgcaattaatattttttatatatatcattgtacaatattattgtttatacgaataataataataataaatatagtagTTAGATATTATTAGAATTAGTACAGATCAATATTACTTTAACTTTtgtagttatatttttaatggagtaattcaaatttggttacatacaaatttagatatattttttaatataaataaatttatattatattttttaatggattgttttaaaattgcttagaaataatcataaatatgtTGTTAGttgaataacaaaatattatgttttttaattgcttactaataaataaattagttacagtaatgattattttgattatgCTATTTATATAGTAAAATGTCATATGGTTATTGGTTATTATAATCTTTGGAcggatatattaattaaaagtttaaatataattgcAAATGTGaggaattgtttttttttttaatatttcgaGTGTAGAATTACAAATATTGAAAGTAATAGATGGAAAAGGATGtttaaagaggaaaaaaattgtttggtaGATTTATTTGCGTTCTAAAAGAAAGTTTCACCCTAGGAAAAAAAAGACCTTCTTGACTATATCAAGAATATTGTGCATTAAAGAATACCAAAATTTGTAACCTTGTTTTAAtcctaaaaattaaatttgtttgtatataatataaaaatgtgatggatcagaagagcAATAATAACAAccgtataaaaataattaaatatctcatacaagtacttttaataataataataataataataataataataata
Encoded here:
- the LOC114163587 gene encoding LOW QUALITY PROTEIN: putative pentatricopeptide repeat-containing protein At5g08490 (The sequence of the model RefSeq protein was modified relative to this genomic sequence to represent the inferred CDS: inserted 2 bases in 2 codons): MDEVFEFWNGHFLSSLDFMGLKFEFLVLNKWNKWLRHYAWTRFQDLGFHRSELVFLDARHSEALSLFHLDHTVITAILKSCSALLAPKLGRVVHSYVVKQGHTFFQVTNKGLLNMYAKCSMLDDCLKLFAQLTHRDSVTWNIVLSGFSGSKKCDPDVMRIFKMMHTSGEAMPNSISIVTVIPVFTRLGYLDAGLCVHTYVIKSGFEQDTLVGNALVSMYAKCGLVSREAYAVFDDIVHKDVVSWNAMIAGLAENGLVEDAFLLFSSMLKGPMQPNYATIANILPVCASFDKSVAYHCGRQIHSYVQQWSELSADISVCNALISFYLKIGLMREAKALFWTMDSRDLVTWNTLVAGYTSNGEWLKALHLFGNLLSLETLLPDPVTMVSILPVCAQLKNMQVGKQIHAYIFRCPFLFYXTAVGNALISFYTKCGYTEEAYHTFSMIPRKDLISWNSIFDAFGEKRHHSKFIDLLHWMLRVRIRPDSVTMLTIIRFCVSLSRVEKVKEIHNYSIRTGSLLSDIALTVGNAILDAYSKCGNMEYANKMFQNLSEKRNLVTCNSLISGYVGLGSHHDANIIFSGMSETDLTTWNLMVWVYAENDCPEQALKLFHALQARGMKPNMVTIMSLLPVCTQMASVHLLSQCHGYIIRSFLKDLHLEVALLDAYAKCGLIGHAYKIFQLSADKDLVMFAAMIGGYAMHGMSEEALWIFSHMLKLGIQPDHIILTSILSACSHTGRVDEGLKIFYSVEELHGMKLTLVQYACVVDLLARGGRISEAYSLVNSLPIEANANLWGTLLGACKTHHEVEFGRIVANQLFKIEANXIGNYIVLSNLFAADARWDGVMEVRRMMRNKDLKKPAGCSCIEVERSNNIFVAGDCSHPQRSIIYSTLHTLDQQVKEPVEFLA